The following coding sequences are from one Gammaproteobacteria bacterium window:
- a CDS encoding type II toxin-antitoxin system HicA family toxin — MKRRDLVRHLERHGCEFFREGRRHSVFVNRTAGKSTTVPRHRNINEHLARRICKDLEVPAP, encoded by the coding sequence ATGAAGCGTCGTGACCTGGTGAGGCATTTGGAGCGTCACGGGTGTGAGTTCTTCCGGGAGGGCCGTCGGCACTCTGTTTTCGTGAACCGCACAGCTGGCAAGTCAACTACGGTGCCTCGTCACCGCAACATCAATGAGCATCTTGCCCGGCGCATCTGCAAAGACCTGGAGGTTCCAGCACCGTAA
- a CDS encoding type II toxin-antitoxin system HicB family antitoxin, translated as MEFTAVFEKVPEGYIAFVEEVPGANTQGATLEEARENLQEAIALVLEANRALAEESIQGRQVLKERLIAAAE; from the coding sequence ATGGAATTCACGGCGGTGTTTGAGAAGGTTCCAGAGGGCTACATTGCCTTCGTCGAAGAGGTTCCTGGGGCGAATACACAGGGAGCTACATTAGAGGAGGCACGCGAGAATCTCCAAGAGGCCATCGCACTGGTTCTGGAAGCGAATCGCGCTCTTGCAGAGGAATCCATTCAGGGTCGTCAGGTACTTAAAGAGCGGCTCATCGCAGCCGCCGAATGA
- a CDS encoding transposase has product MFLAKADKSASLIEKMKRKRDSLAGRRLYDWRMATVEPVFGNHRNHRRDHFTLRGNTKVNAQWMRYSLAHNLGKVHTSGAMAI; this is encoded by the coding sequence ATCTTCCTCGCCAAGGCCGATAAAAGCGCCAGCCTTATTGAGAAGATGAAGCGCAAGCGCGATAGTCTCGCCGGCCGGCGCCTATACGACTGGCGAATGGCCACCGTCGAGCCTGTCTTCGGCAACCACCGAAACCACCGACGCGATCACTTCACCCTGCGCGGCAACACCAAGGTCAACGCCCAGTGGATGCGGTACTCGCTGGCGCATAACCTTGGCAAAGTGCACACCAGCGGGGCGATGGCGATATGA
- a CDS encoding transposase, with protein sequence MLYAYARGIISRRQLARARDENIIFMALSADTRPHFTTIAAFLSGRHEQGVSVFREVLLLCDERDLIGREMFAIDGCKRPANASKQWRGTQAELQTKHAKMQPAVQRMLNAHQTRDATEDRPKQDGPSDPAAGPATSFSPRDAQYIATLEKRSAKLNGWLDNNEERLGACGKPVKSNVTDNDSAKMKTRHGVMQGYHGVAAVDAKYQLIVHAQAYGQGPENNLLMAMLEGARAQFNSLGQAPPLGPDLGQIAFTADSGFHSQATLQHLHDQAINAFVAERDRRSREPRCAERDHHKNRHRRARERVEGRSDQSTRKDFSYDPDPKTCHCPAGHKLHSNGRNTQIKGYNVHRFRGSQAICQPCDQRARCFKNPAKTGPSSRHLPRQGR encoded by the coding sequence GTGCTCTACGCCTATGCCCGCGGCATCATCAGCCGCCGCCAGCTCGCCCGGGCCCGTGATGAGAACATCATCTTCATGGCGCTGTCGGCCGACACCCGGCCGCACTTCACCACCATCGCGGCGTTCCTCTCGGGCCGGCACGAGCAGGGAGTGTCGGTCTTTCGTGAGGTGCTGTTGTTGTGCGATGAGCGGGATCTAATCGGCCGGGAGATGTTCGCCATCGACGGCTGCAAGCGACCGGCCAATGCGTCCAAACAGTGGCGCGGCACGCAGGCCGAGTTACAGACAAAACATGCCAAGATGCAGCCGGCCGTGCAGCGCATGCTCAATGCGCATCAAACACGCGATGCCACCGAAGATCGGCCCAAGCAGGACGGCCCCTCTGATCCGGCTGCAGGCCCCGCCACGAGCTTCTCTCCGCGCGACGCCCAATACATTGCCACGCTGGAAAAGCGAAGCGCCAAGCTTAACGGCTGGCTGGATAACAACGAGGAGCGCCTGGGCGCCTGTGGCAAGCCGGTCAAGAGCAATGTCACGGATAATGACAGCGCCAAGATGAAGACCCGTCACGGCGTGATGCAGGGCTACCATGGCGTCGCCGCGGTGGACGCAAAATACCAGCTCATCGTGCACGCCCAAGCCTATGGCCAGGGGCCCGAAAATAATCTGCTCATGGCCATGCTCGAGGGCGCACGAGCGCAGTTCAATAGCTTGGGACAGGCCCCGCCGTTAGGCCCGGACCTCGGTCAGATCGCGTTTACCGCTGACAGCGGCTTTCACAGCCAGGCCACCCTGCAACACCTGCACGACCAAGCCATCAATGCTTTTGTTGCCGAGCGCGACCGCCGCAGTCGCGAGCCGCGCTGTGCCGAGCGCGACCATCATAAGAACCGGCACCGTAGAGCGCGTGAGCGTGTTGAGGGCCGCAGCGACCAATCCACCCGTAAAGACTTCAGCTACGATCCCGATCCAAAGACTTGTCATTGTCCCGCCGGGCACAAGCTCCACAGCAATGGCCGCAACACCCAGATCAAAGGCTACAACGTGCATCGCTTCCGGGGCAGCCAAGCCATCTGTCAGCCCTGCGACCAGCGCGCTCGCTGCTTCAAAAACCCCGCCAAAACAGGCCCGTCAAGTCGCCATCTTCCTCGCCAAGGCCGATAA
- a CDS encoding DUF938 domain-containing protein — MSKPYSLACHQNRDPILTVLRDYFADRKSVLEIGSGTGQHAVYFSNALPHLIWQTSDHAENLPGIRLWLADAGSPNTPAPLVLDVNGAWPTQRFDAVFTANTLHIMSWPEVEALFASLPDVLSADAKLAIYGPFNYGGRYTSDSNATFDQSLKAQAPHMGVRDFEAVAELARTIGLRLLEDRAMPANNRCLVCQRSA; from the coding sequence ATCAGTAAACCTTATTCACTGGCCTGCCACCAGAATCGCGATCCGATACTTACGGTGTTGCGCGATTACTTCGCGGACCGTAAATCCGTGCTGGAGATCGGCAGCGGCACGGGTCAGCACGCGGTTTATTTTTCGAACGCGCTGCCCCACCTGATCTGGCAGACATCCGACCACGCGGAGAACCTGCCGGGTATTCGATTGTGGCTAGCCGACGCGGGCTCGCCGAACACACCGGCGCCACTCGTGCTGGACGTGAACGGCGCGTGGCCCACGCAGCGTTTCGATGCCGTGTTTACCGCCAACACCTTGCACATCATGAGCTGGCCGGAAGTGGAAGCCCTGTTCGCAAGTCTGCCGGACGTACTGTCCGCGGACGCAAAACTCGCGATTTACGGACCATTCAACTACGGCGGCCGATATACCAGCGACAGCAACGCCACATTCGACCAGTCGCTCAAGGCGCAGGCGCCGCACATGGGCGTCCGGGATTTCGAGGCGGTGGCCGAACTCGCGCGGACGATTGGGCTGCGTTTGCTGGAGGATCGAGCGATGCCGGCGAATAATCGGTGCCTCGTGTGCCAGCGCTCCGCGTAA
- a CDS encoding ABC transporter permease → MNTTATNPGFNRHGVWAIYKFEIARFLRTLWQGLVAPVITTSLYFVVFGAAIGSRMTEVDGVTYGAFIVPGLIMLSLFTEGIANASFGIYFPKFTGTIYEILSAPVSALEIVLAYVGAAATKSVVLGLIILATASLFVPLQILHPVWMISFLVLTATTFSLFGFIIGIWAKGFEQLQFVPMLVVTPLTFLGGAFYSIDMLPDTWRTITLFNPVVYLISGFRWSFYGTSDVGVGVSLFATLGFLALCLLIVGFIFRTGYRLKS, encoded by the coding sequence ATGAATACGACCGCGACAAATCCCGGCTTCAACCGGCATGGCGTGTGGGCGATCTACAAATTCGAAATCGCGCGCTTCCTGCGCACCTTGTGGCAGGGTCTGGTGGCGCCGGTGATCACCACTTCACTTTATTTCGTGGTGTTCGGCGCCGCGATCGGTTCGCGCATGACCGAAGTCGACGGCGTGACCTACGGTGCGTTTATCGTGCCGGGACTGATTATGCTCAGCCTGTTCACCGAGGGCATCGCCAACGCCTCGTTCGGCATTTACTTTCCCAAATTCACCGGCACGATCTACGAGATCCTGTCCGCGCCGGTATCCGCGCTCGAGATCGTGCTCGCCTACGTCGGCGCGGCGGCCACCAAATCGGTGGTGCTGGGGCTGATTATTCTGGCCACCGCGAGCCTGTTCGTGCCTCTCCAGATTCTGCATCCGGTGTGGATGATCTCGTTTCTGGTGCTCACCGCCACGACGTTCAGCCTATTCGGTTTCATCATCGGCATCTGGGCTAAAGGCTTCGAACAATTACAGTTTGTCCCCATGCTGGTCGTCACCCCGCTGACGTTCCTGGGCGGCGCCTTCTATTCGATAGACATGCTGCCCGACACGTGGCGAACGATTACCTTGTTCAACCCGGTGGTGTATCTGATAAGCGGCTTCCGCTGGAGCTTTTATGGAACGTCCGACGTGGGCGTCGGGGTGAGCCTATTCGCGACCCTGGGGTTTCTCGCGCTATGTCTCTTGATCGTGGGGTTTATCTTCCGCACGGGGTATCGACTGAAAAGCTGA
- a CDS encoding ABC transporter ATP-binding protein, with protein MQPIISIAGLSKTYASGFNALKEVSLDIRKGEIFALLGPNGAGKTTLISIVCGIVTPSEGTVTADGHDIVRDYRAARTKIGLVPQELTTDAFETVWATVTFSRGLFGRAPNPAFIEKLLRDLSLWDKRKAEIMTLSGGMKRRVMIAKALSHEPQILFLDEPTAGVDVELRRDMWALVRALRETGVTIILTTHYIAEAEEMADRIGVISKGTLILVEEKIELMKKLGKRHLTLQLQEPMTVIPAALADLRLVLKSDGYELEYTFDANEEHTGVPTLLGRMSDLGIVFRDLNTRQSSLEDIFVSLVTERLGGQQ; from the coding sequence ATGCAGCCAATCATTTCCATCGCCGGACTCTCCAAGACCTATGCGTCCGGCTTTAATGCCCTTAAAGAGGTCAGTCTCGACATTCGCAAAGGCGAGATCTTCGCGCTGCTGGGGCCAAACGGTGCGGGCAAGACCACTTTGATCAGCATCGTCTGCGGGATCGTGACGCCATCTGAAGGGACAGTCACGGCGGATGGTCACGACATCGTGCGCGATTACCGTGCCGCTCGGACCAAAATCGGGCTGGTGCCGCAGGAGCTGACCACCGACGCCTTCGAGACTGTATGGGCGACCGTCACCTTCAGCCGTGGCCTGTTCGGGCGCGCGCCGAACCCGGCGTTCATCGAGAAGCTGCTCCGCGATCTGTCTCTGTGGGACAAGCGCAAAGCGGAGATCATGACCTTGTCCGGCGGCATGAAGCGGCGGGTGATGATCGCCAAGGCGCTAAGCCACGAGCCGCAAATTCTGTTCCTGGACGAACCGACCGCGGGTGTGGACGTGGAACTGCGGCGTGACATGTGGGCGCTGGTGCGCGCCTTACGCGAAACGGGCGTGACCATTATCCTCACCACCCACTACATCGCGGAAGCAGAAGAAATGGCCGACCGGATAGGCGTGATCAGCAAGGGGACACTGATCCTGGTCGAGGAGAAGATCGAGCTGATGAAGAAGCTAGGCAAGCGGCACCTCACTCTGCAACTGCAGGAGCCGATGACGGTCATTCCGGCCGCGCTTGCCGATTTGAGGCTGGTTTTGAAGTCCGATGGGTACGAACTGGAATATACCTTCGACGCCAACGAAGAGCACACGGGCGTTCCCACGCTGCTCGGACGGATGAGCGATCTCGGCATCGTATTCAGGGATCTCAACACGCGCCAGAGTTCGCTGGAGGATATCTTTGTCAGCCTGGTGACCGAACGACTCGGAGGCCAGCAATGA
- a CDS encoding NAD(P)H-dependent oxidoreductase, with translation MYGKINVALIYGSTREGRFCDTVAGAGGEIASKSAFSLEVIDPAALALAVPTRHESRGSAALSALTRRLEQADAFVIVTPEYNHGYPAALKFLIDSIYDPWQAKPVAFVSYGGISGGLRAVEQLRLVFAELHAVAIRDSVSFANVWERFDTDGRLLEPARANKSMATVLAQLHWWATALRNARNADRTGGRPHEAA, from the coding sequence ATGTACGGCAAAATCAATGTTGCATTAATCTACGGCAGCACTCGCGAGGGACGCTTCTGTGATACGGTCGCGGGGGCAGGCGGCGAGATCGCGAGCAAGAGCGCATTCTCGCTGGAGGTGATCGATCCTGCGGCGCTGGCGCTGGCGGTGCCGACTCGCCACGAGTCCAGAGGAAGCGCCGCGTTGAGCGCGCTGACGCGGCGCCTGGAACAGGCCGACGCTTTCGTGATCGTCACTCCGGAGTACAACCACGGCTATCCCGCGGCGCTCAAGTTCCTGATCGATTCGATCTACGACCCGTGGCAAGCCAAGCCGGTCGCCTTCGTATCTTACGGCGGGATCTCCGGCGGGTTGCGGGCCGTCGAGCAATTGCGCCTGGTGTTTGCGGAGTTACACGCCGTCGCGATCAGGGATTCGGTCAGCTTCGCCAATGTGTGGGAGCGGTTCGATACCGATGGCCGTTTGCTGGAGCCTGCTCGCGCAAACAAATCCATGGCGACCGTGCTGGCGCAGTTGCACTGGTGGGCGACGGCCCTGCGTAACGCACGCAACGCCGACCGTACGGGCGGAAGGCCGCATGAAGCCGCTTGA
- a CDS encoding VOC family protein — MAAVKFVPDGYHTATPYLILNDAAAEFYTQASDAAELMRLPDHSGKIGHAEIKIGNSVIMLADEAPDWGCRSPQSLGGTPVSIMLYVEDADTTFNRAVKAGAKPLRPMEDKFYGDRAGTLEDPYGHQWHLATHTEDLSAEALQQRFDAFMKQQLNG; from the coding sequence ATGGCAGCAGTTAAATTCGTCCCCGATGGTTATCACACGGCCACGCCGTATTTGATCCTGAACGACGCGGCGGCCGAGTTTTATACCCAAGCTTCCGACGCCGCCGAATTGATGCGGCTGCCGGACCATAGCGGAAAAATCGGGCACGCCGAGATCAAAATCGGCAATTCGGTCATCATGCTGGCGGACGAGGCGCCGGACTGGGGCTGCCGCAGCCCACAGTCTCTCGGCGGCACACCGGTCAGCATCATGCTTTACGTGGAGGACGCGGACACGACGTTCAACCGGGCCGTTAAAGCGGGCGCCAAGCCGCTCCGGCCGATGGAGGATAAGTTCTACGGAGACCGGGCCGGCACCCTGGAGGATCCGTACGGTCACCAGTGGCACCTCGCCACGCACACGGAAGACTTGTCGGCCGAGGCGTTGCAGCAGCGTTTCGACGCCTTCATGAAGCAGCAACTTAACGGTTAG
- a CDS encoding cupin, translated as MPTHVKVPSIVKAAGNKPKIIEEYIGRLNTQTAGVSIARMKSPRGWAEPGQTPDFDEYTIVLGGMLRVETKDEIIEVGTGEAVITQAGEWVRYSTPAADGAEYLAVCLPAFSPDTVHRDD; from the coding sequence ATGCCAACGCACGTGAAAGTGCCGTCGATCGTGAAAGCCGCGGGCAATAAGCCCAAGATCATCGAAGAATACATTGGCCGGCTCAACACGCAGACGGCTGGCGTCAGCATCGCGCGCATGAAGAGTCCGCGCGGCTGGGCAGAGCCGGGCCAGACGCCCGATTTCGATGAGTACACTATCGTGCTCGGCGGCATGTTGCGTGTGGAAACCAAGGATGAAATCATCGAAGTGGGCACCGGCGAAGCGGTCATTACGCAGGCCGGAGAATGGGTGAGATACAGTACGCCGGCGGCCGACGGCGCCGAATACCTGGCAGTGTGTCTGCCTGCGTTTTCACCGGACACGGTCCACCGGGATGACTAG
- a CDS encoding DMT family transporter, protein MNTQIQTIPRARSTQLILTRGDLGLYAVTVFAWTTSWIALKLQVGPVPVEVSVFWRFVIAAVCMLGWALATGRATRFGWRDHLRFALLGACLFSVNYYCFYHGGKHLASGLLAVIFSLASVFNLLMGAALIRERIDGRLALAALMGCAGIALMFWPEIVKTEFDRHALIGLAFGVAGTLCFCAGNMLSGSNQRRGLSVVSANLWGMIYGAVFMGAIALLGERDFHIDWAPAYVLSLLWLAIIASVIAFASYITLLGRIGAARAGYATVMFPVIALAISTVVEGYEWTLAALLGLIAVLAGNLIVLTGRREASRP, encoded by the coding sequence ATGAACACTCAAATTCAAACCATTCCTCGTGCGCGTAGCACGCAACTGATTCTCACGCGCGGCGACCTCGGTCTATACGCCGTTACCGTGTTCGCGTGGACCACGAGCTGGATCGCGCTCAAATTGCAGGTCGGCCCGGTACCGGTGGAAGTGTCGGTGTTCTGGCGCTTCGTGATCGCGGCAGTTTGCATGCTGGGCTGGGCGCTCGCAACGGGACGCGCGACGCGCTTTGGCTGGCGCGACCACCTGCGCTTTGCGCTGCTCGGCGCGTGCCTGTTCTCGGTCAATTACTATTGTTTTTATCACGGAGGGAAACACCTCGCCTCCGGACTACTGGCCGTTATCTTCTCGCTCGCGTCGGTATTCAATCTATTGATGGGCGCCGCACTCATCCGGGAGCGGATTGACGGGAGGCTCGCGCTGGCGGCGCTGATGGGCTGCGCGGGTATCGCGCTCATGTTCTGGCCGGAGATCGTAAAAACGGAGTTCGATCGTCACGCGCTCATCGGACTGGCCTTCGGCGTAGCCGGCACACTGTGCTTTTGCGCCGGCAACATGCTCTCCGGCTCGAATCAGCGCCGGGGCTTGAGCGTGGTTTCCGCCAACCTGTGGGGCATGATTTACGGCGCGGTGTTCATGGGCGCGATTGCGCTGCTGGGCGAGCGCGACTTCCACATCGACTGGGCGCCCGCTTACGTGCTGTCGCTGTTGTGGCTCGCGATCATCGCGTCGGTGATCGCGTTCGCGTCTTATATCACTCTGCTGGGACGCATCGGCGCCGCGCGCGCCGGCTATGCGACGGTGATGTTTCCAGTCATAGCACTTGCTATATCGACGGTCGTGGAAGGTTACGAATGGACGCTCGCGGCGCTGCTCGGTCTCATCGCCGTGCTGGCGGGCAATCTGATCGTGCTCACGGGCCGGCGCGAAGCCTCGCGGCCGTGA
- a CDS encoding metallophosphoesterase family protein, with product MEPIAKPLGQIISVVSDTHGLMRPEAIAALRETNLIIHAGDIGSPDVLERLRELAPVVAIRGNIDRALWAMDLAETEVVQVNDALVYVLHDVQELDLDPEAAGFCAVISGHTHNASIKYRGDILYLNPGSIGPRRFSLPITFARLHVEGHTCSAEIVELSA from the coding sequence ATGGAGCCGATAGCGAAGCCACTGGGTCAGATAATAAGTGTTGTCTCCGACACGCACGGTCTCATGCGTCCGGAAGCGATCGCGGCCTTGCGCGAGACGAACTTGATTATTCACGCGGGCGATATCGGCTCGCCGGACGTACTGGAACGACTTCGCGAGCTCGCACCCGTGGTCGCCATCCGCGGCAATATCGACAGAGCCCTGTGGGCAATGGACCTCGCCGAGACCGAAGTCGTGCAGGTCAACGACGCGCTGGTTTACGTCCTGCACGACGTCCAGGAACTCGATCTCGACCCGGAGGCGGCCGGCTTTTGCGCCGTGATCTCTGGCCATACGCACAACGCTTCGATCAAATATCGCGGGGACATTCTGTATCTCAACCCCGGCAGCATCGGCCCGCGGCGCTTCTCCTTGCCGATCACCTTCGCGCGCCTGCACGTGGAAGGGCACACCTGCAGCGCGGAAATCGTAGAATTGAGCGCGTAA
- a CDS encoding mechanosensitive ion channel, producing the protein MNGFNAPMLSRGRLVGRPRFPIVVSLLTGLLISALATGAVAQTAVPGAVAAAQSTPQDKRSAPDATDKSPHDRQADLRALDRVLTLLKDKRARTELVNDIERLRSGAATTDDAGKGNAASDNGKKTSGKGKAEDGLLGAVTHAVKTAGEKAPEALAAPLDRKVDEAASEMQDQLEAALRQGVIQSFTLQSAPGWLLALVLAFGLNASPIVRRGKSKLAEAVRAKAENGEIIRAVLSRAMWGCLPLACGAAIIGGWPFVLGMDDEWARLFYSFAIPVLVAGAVWQLTRGLLALLGPSRGWRRSVYAQRRIVPWLAGLAAAAAASAILRSSYIWDVLSASVADLAAIVLDLGIGCATLVFIFRYRLLVRSLMIRRHKPSTAPKQVSPLWRGYSILAKHWHIVGIVFVLAHMLARLLGGDVDFVLSSILSLVAIVVGLMVALSIDASLAYRVKKQKRFADNVIRRVRARYLQIVRVFAQVFIVVLIGLIGFKIWGLDVEASLDSRTGWSILRPVLSILAALTFGWMLWIALDSFIENALSTVDRHGRERAQSSRTKTLLPLIRNLVFVVLCAVIVVAVLANLGINVAPLLAGAGIVGLAIGFGSQQLVQDLITGLFILFEGSIAVGDTIDTGGRAGVVEAMTLRTVKVRDADGALHSVPFSQITALKNRSRDYGVYTVKVTVGYGTDLDHVMDIMREVGQELQADATYAWDILTPLDIWGVDQFAPEGVVVIGVIKTRPLRQWSVGRAFNLRLKKRFDAEGIPMATPTMSLINPPAPASDTAKAAPVIEAASSI; encoded by the coding sequence ATGAATGGATTTAACGCGCCCATGCTATCGCGTGGGCGCCTCGTCGGACGTCCGCGATTTCCCATTGTCGTCTCACTACTGACCGGGCTATTGATTTCGGCGCTCGCCACCGGCGCGGTTGCGCAAACCGCGGTGCCGGGGGCCGTTGCCGCCGCGCAGTCCACACCGCAAGACAAACGATCAGCGCCGGACGCGACGGACAAGAGCCCGCACGATCGACAAGCCGACCTGCGCGCGCTGGATCGCGTGCTGACCTTGCTGAAAGATAAACGGGCGCGCACGGAACTGGTCAACGACATCGAACGATTGCGCAGCGGCGCGGCCACGACGGACGATGCCGGCAAGGGCAACGCGGCGTCCGACAATGGCAAGAAGACGTCCGGCAAAGGCAAGGCGGAAGACGGGCTGCTCGGCGCCGTGACGCATGCGGTCAAGACCGCCGGTGAGAAAGCGCCCGAGGCGCTGGCCGCACCGCTGGATCGAAAGGTGGATGAAGCCGCCAGCGAGATGCAGGATCAGCTGGAGGCCGCCCTGCGCCAGGGGGTAATTCAGAGTTTTACCCTCCAGTCGGCGCCGGGCTGGTTACTGGCGCTGGTGCTCGCGTTCGGCCTCAACGCGAGCCCCATCGTGCGTCGCGGCAAGTCGAAACTGGCGGAAGCCGTGCGTGCCAAAGCTGAAAACGGCGAAATCATACGCGCGGTGCTGTCGCGCGCAATGTGGGGATGTTTGCCGCTCGCGTGCGGCGCGGCGATCATCGGTGGTTGGCCGTTCGTGCTGGGCATGGACGACGAATGGGCGCGTCTCTTCTACTCGTTCGCGATTCCCGTGCTGGTGGCGGGCGCCGTCTGGCAGCTCACCCGCGGGCTGTTGGCGCTGCTCGGGCCCAGCAGAGGCTGGCGGCGGTCCGTCTATGCGCAGCGACGCATCGTGCCGTGGCTTGCCGGGCTCGCCGCCGCCGCTGCCGCCAGCGCGATCCTGCGCAGCTCGTATATCTGGGATGTGCTAAGCGCCAGTGTCGCCGACCTCGCCGCGATCGTGCTGGACCTCGGCATCGGCTGCGCGACCCTGGTATTCATCTTCAGATACCGCCTGCTGGTGCGCTCGCTGATGATCAGAAGGCACAAGCCGTCCACCGCGCCCAAGCAGGTCAGCCCCCTGTGGCGCGGGTACAGCATCCTGGCGAAGCACTGGCACATCGTGGGCATAGTGTTCGTGCTGGCGCACATGCTGGCACGGCTGTTGGGCGGTGACGTCGATTTCGTGCTGTCTTCGATTCTTTCGCTGGTCGCGATTGTTGTCGGGCTGATGGTCGCGCTGTCGATAGACGCGTCGCTCGCGTATCGCGTGAAGAAACAGAAGCGCTTTGCTGATAACGTCATTCGCCGCGTCAGGGCGCGGTATCTGCAGATCGTTCGCGTGTTCGCGCAGGTCTTCATCGTCGTACTTATCGGTCTGATCGGCTTCAAAATCTGGGGCCTGGATGTCGAGGCGTCGCTGGATTCGAGAACCGGCTGGTCGATCCTGCGGCCGGTACTGTCGATTCTTGCGGCCCTTACGTTCGGCTGGATGTTGTGGATCGCGCTGGACAGCTTCATTGAAAACGCCTTGTCAACCGTCGACCGCCACGGGCGCGAGCGCGCGCAGAGCAGCCGCACCAAGACCTTGTTACCGTTGATACGCAACCTCGTGTTCGTCGTCCTGTGCGCGGTGATTGTGGTTGCGGTGCTCGCCAACCTCGGCATCAACGTCGCCCCGTTGCTCGCCGGCGCCGGTATCGTCGGTCTCGCCATCGGTTTCGGCTCGCAGCAACTGGTGCAGGACCTGATCACCGGTCTGTTCATATTATTCGAGGGCAGCATCGCGGTGGGCGACACGATCGACACTGGCGGGCGCGCGGGTGTGGTCGAGGCAATGACTTTGCGCACGGTCAAGGTCCGGGACGCCGACGGCGCGCTGCATTCAGTGCCGTTCAGCCAGATCACGGCACTCAAGAACCGCTCGCGCGACTATGGCGTTTACACCGTAAAAGTGACCGTGGGTTATGGCACGGATCTCGATCACGTCATGGACATCATGCGCGAGGTCGGGCAGGAGCTGCAGGCCGACGCTACCTATGCGTGGGATATTCTCACGCCGCTCGATATCTGGGGCGTGGATCAGTTTGCGCCCGAAGGCGTGGTCGTCATCGGCGTCATCAAAACGCGCCCGTTGCGGCAGTGGAGCGTGGGTCGCGCGTTCAATCTGCGTCTCAAAAAACGGTTCGACGCGGAAGGCATTCCCATGGCCACGCCGACCATGTCGCTGATTAACCCGCCGGCCCCGGCGAGCGACACCGCCAAGGCAGCGCCGGTCATAGAAGCGGCGTCGTCAATCTGA
- a CDS encoding type III pantothenate kinase produces the protein MTVLVDAGNSRFKWCELCGGELGEVYASAYASPDRAQAVQTALNTAHAPRRTVIASVLGDSFRYEFTRLVAARYRHQPEFVISERSSYGIRLAYDNPKTFGADRFCALVAVRRRYHEPCIVVDCGTAVTIDALDAQGQHLGGLILPGVELMRRSLIEHTARISFDSNGDSDDQALFGRSTAQGVKAGARLALTASIDRIVADMGAHIIRLHGNVPVHTIMTGGAGMHMLGYLAARYEFEPKLVLQGLAIIADDSAMQASSRERES, from the coding sequence ATGACTGTGCTTGTCGACGCCGGCAACAGCCGCTTCAAATGGTGCGAACTTTGTGGCGGAGAACTCGGCGAAGTTTACGCGAGCGCATATGCATCGCCAGACCGGGCGCAAGCCGTGCAGACAGCATTGAATACCGCGCACGCGCCGCGCCGGACCGTAATCGCCAGCGTGCTGGGCGATTCTTTCCGGTACGAATTTACGCGGCTCGTGGCTGCGCGCTACCGCCATCAACCCGAGTTCGTCATTTCAGAGCGTTCTAGCTATGGCATCAGGCTCGCGTACGACAACCCGAAAACCTTCGGTGCGGACCGCTTCTGCGCGCTGGTCGCGGTGCGTCGACGCTATCACGAGCCGTGCATTGTGGTCGATTGCGGGACCGCGGTGACCATCGACGCACTGGATGCGCAAGGCCAGCATCTCGGCGGGCTGATCCTGCCCGGCGTGGAGCTGATGCGCCGTAGCCTGATCGAACACACCGCGCGTATTTCCTTCGATTCCAATGGCGACAGCGATGACCAGGCGCTGTTCGGCCGATCAACCGCGCAGGGCGTAAAAGCGGGCGCGCGACTAGCGCTCACCGCAAGCATCGATCGCATCGTGGCGGATATGGGCGCGCATATCATCAGGTTGCACGGAAACGTCCCCGTTCACACCATCATGACCGGTGGTGCCGGGATGCATATGTTGGGTTACCTGGCCGCCCGCTACGAGTTCGAACCGAAACTCGTGCTCCAGGGGCTTGCGATCATCGCCGACGACTCGGCCATGCAAGCGTCGTCGCGCGAGCGAGAATCTTGA